AACATCACCGTCGGTCAAATCCGAGCCAGCGCGCTTGTCCATGAACTTCTGCCAGAAGTAGTGTGCCAGTGCCATGACGAGCAAGGTCGGGATGGAAACGAGCACGTGATAACGGAAGACGTAATCGCTGGCGGTCAGGCCGGAGAACATGTCGGTCTTAGCGAGTTCAGCGGCGATGGCAACATTGTCGGAGCCAAGCGGGGTCGGCATAATCGTTGCAGTAGTGGCAATGACTGCAGCTGCGCTCAGCAGGCTCATACCAGCTTGGCGAAGCACCGGGTACAGCGTTGCCATAAGGATGATAGCCAGGTTGGAAGCACTCGGAATGACCAGAGACAACAGGTTGCCCAACAAGAAGGTAATCGGCACGAGTATATACGGGGACTTGATGTGCGCAATCGGCTTGGCGAGCACACTTACCGTGACTTCATTGGCTCCGATATGGGACATGTAGCCGGTGTAGCCACCAAGGATGAGGATGATGAAGCCAGCAGAAGTGAGCGTGCTCACGAACTGATCGCCTACAACCTTGAACGGATCAAGCCAAGTGACACCACTGGAAACGAAGTCGGTGAATGAGATGTCCTTGCCCATCAGCAATGCGATGTACATCAGCACAATGCCGATGAGGAACAGGGAAATCTTGATGTCCATTTTCTTCACGAGCATAAAGCCCACAATGCCAACCGCGGCAATTGCCACGAGGTACATAATCACCAGTTCCATCGGTCTGGTCCTTTCTTTGTTCTCTTATTCTCTGTTGTTGAATTCACGAATACTGATGCGCTCAGGGGCGCCGGTGTTAGCGGCGTCGAAGAGACAAGGGACTATGCACAATGGGCGATGCCGTCCATGAACCAGTCGCAGAATCGATCTGCGTGAACGCCGGTGGTGACGGTGGCATTCGGTTCGCGCTTAAGGTAGCCCTTAAGATCAACGACCGTACACCCTGCAGTGAGTTCGCCAGCGATTTCTACGTCCACAAATGCCTTAGTCATGTCGAATAGGTCAGGCTCCAGCAAGCATGCGACTGCGCAAGCGTCATACATTTTGAGACCGGTGCCGAAGCTGCGCTTGCGGTAGCGCTGGAACAGGTCATGAGCCATCAGACCGACCTTGCCCATATCCTTAAGCTGAGCGGTTTTCTCCGGC
This DNA window, taken from Bifidobacterium longum subsp. longum JCM 1217, encodes the following:
- the dcuC gene encoding C4-dicarboxylate transporter DcuC, whose protein sequence is MELVIMYLVAIAAVGIVGFMLVKKMDIKISLFLIGIVLMYIALLMGKDISFTDFVSSGVTWLDPFKVVGDQFVSTLTSAGFIILILGGYTGYMSHIGANEVTVSVLAKPIAHIKSPYILVPITFLLGNLLSLVIPSASNLAIILMATLYPVLRQAGMSLLSAAAVIATTATIMPTPLGSDNVAIAAELAKTDMFSGLTASDYVFRYHVLVSIPTLLVMALAHYFWQKFMDKRAGSDLTDGDVDLAEVKAVEGSALYRTVYAILPLLPIIMLLIVFAITSTTGAKIDLSVELASILSFVIAIICELIRTRKGKETLAGTESFFKGMGGAMPIVALLVAASVFVIGLKSIGLITELQNAMTGLSGSGMGFVLPLILVGLTALIVLLSGSGTALFFAMVPLMVPLAAAAGINVLAVSIPMGLAGNLLRAVSPVSAVVMIVAGSIKKSPIDIVRRTSVPMIAGVIVMFILSMAIFLPMGA